A stretch of Campylobacter volucris DNA encodes these proteins:
- a CDS encoding pathogenesis-associated glutamine ABC transporter, ATP-binding protein: MVILKIQNLQKYYGNHHVLKDINLEIKQKEVVVILGPSGCGKSTLLRCINGLEEMADGIIYVENEKIDKNYKKWTQIRQKIGMVFQSYELFDHLNVEQNILLGPLKVQKRNKEEVLKEAKYWLERVGLLHKLKAYPKELSGGQKQRIAIVRSLCMNPDIMLFDEVTAALDPEIVREVLDVILNLAKDGMTMLIVTHEMGFAKAVADRIVFMDDGKIVEISKPDEFFQNPKTDRAKKFLNLFNFHR, encoded by the coding sequence ATTGTGATATTAAAAATACAAAATTTACAAAAATATTATGGTAATCATCATGTTTTAAAAGATATAAATTTAGAGATCAAACAAAAAGAAGTTGTAGTCATACTTGGACCAAGCGGATGTGGAAAATCTACACTTTTAAGATGTATAAATGGTTTAGAGGAAATGGCAGATGGAATTATTTATGTAGAAAATGAGAAAATTGATAAAAATTATAAAAAATGGACTCAAATTCGCCAAAAAATAGGTATGGTTTTTCAATCTTATGAACTTTTTGATCATTTAAATGTAGAACAAAATATACTTTTAGGACCTTTAAAAGTTCAAAAAAGAAATAAAGAAGAGGTGTTAAAAGAAGCAAAATATTGGCTTGAAAGAGTAGGACTTTTGCATAAATTAAAAGCTTATCCTAAAGAATTAAGCGGTGGACAAAAACAACGCATAGCTATTGTTAGAAGTCTTTGTATGAATCCTGATATTATGCTTTTTGATGAAGTTACAGCCGCGCTTGATCCTGAGATAGTGCGTGAGGTTTTAGATGTGATTTTAAATTTAGCAAAAGATGGTATGACGATGCTTATCGTAACACATGAAATGGGTTTTGCAAAAGCAGTTGCTGATAGGATAGTCTTTATGGATGATGGAAAAATCGTTGAAATTTCAAAGCCTGATGAATTTTTTCAAAATCCAAAAACAGATCGTGCAAAAAAATTTTTAAATTTATTTAATTTTCATCGTTAA
- a CDS encoding cysteine ABC transporter substrate-binding protein: protein MKKILFISFLMALFFSACSNDKASENSIERIKQQGVVRIGVFGDKPPFGYLDAQGVNQGYDVYFAKRIAKELLGDENKVQFVLVEAANRVEFLQSNKVDIILANFTKTPERAEVVDFALPYMKVALGVVAPKDSTIKSVEDLKDKTLILNKGTTADAYFTKNMPEIKTIKFDQNTETFAALLGKRGDALSHDNALLFAWAKENPDFEVAIKELGNHDVIAPAVKKGDKEMLNFLNELIVKLGKEQFFHKAYDETLKPFFSDDIKADDVVIEEGKI, encoded by the coding sequence ATGAAAAAAATTCTTTTTATATCATTTTTAATGGCTCTTTTTTTCAGTGCTTGCTCAAATGATAAAGCAAGTGAAAATTCTATAGAAAGAATCAAACAACAAGGTGTTGTTCGTATAGGTGTTTTTGGAGATAAACCTCCATTTGGTTATCTTGATGCACAAGGTGTTAATCAAGGTTATGATGTATATTTTGCAAAACGCATTGCAAAAGAGCTTTTAGGTGATGAAAATAAAGTTCAATTTGTTTTAGTAGAGGCAGCAAATAGGGTTGAATTTTTACAATCTAACAAAGTTGATATCATTTTGGCAAATTTCACTAAAACTCCAGAAAGAGCTGAAGTGGTTGATTTTGCTTTGCCTTATATGAAGGTAGCTTTGGGTGTTGTAGCGCCAAAAGATTCTACTATTAAAAGTGTTGAAGATTTAAAAGATAAAACTTTGATTTTAAATAAAGGAACAACTGCAGATGCATATTTTACAAAAAATATGCCAGAAATTAAAACAATCAAATTTGATCAAAATACTGAAACTTTTGCAGCATTGCTAGGCAAAAGAGGAGATGCTTTAAGTCACGATAATGCATTGCTTTTTGCATGGGCTAAAGAAAATCCTGATTTTGAAGTGGCGATTAAAGAGCTTGGTAATCATGATGTTATCGCACCTGCTGTAAAAAAAGGTGATAAAGAGATGTTAAATTTTCTCAATGAACTTATAGTTAAATTAGGAAAAGAACAATTTTTTCACAAAGCTTATGATGAAACTTTAAAACCATTTTTTAGCGATGATATCAAAGCAGATGATGTTGTAATTGAAGAGGGAAAAATTTAA
- a CDS encoding MFS transporter, translating into MNKALKNTIYASLGGILEFYDFVLFVFFASVFAKIFFPQNDDFWPLINTYIAFGAGYLARPFGAIIMAHFADTKGRKNVFYISMLLMVIPSFILAILPDYESIGLFATFALFAIRITQGLAIGAEVSGAWVFVSEFVSKKRIGLALGFISATLTLGLLLGNLATLAVYEYFTKEEVENFAWRIPFIVGGFFGILSLFLRTKLNETPQFKILKTKNSILNFPLKEALKTHKLSMLVCALQTIVLTSGVATLMILPQYFESLLGVSKTTALYYQNFAIIAVILGALVQGFLSDIFGAFKICIIFSLFFGIFGILFASYDEKFLYFYLLACFAQGIICFAPIFMTQIFDAAFRSSGLSFAYNVSYAILGFIAPLIVNFLYKEYMFIYMAFIMLVSFLSVILVRKIFSKNMNES; encoded by the coding sequence ATGAATAAAGCACTAAAAAATACTATATATGCTTCTTTAGGAGGTATTTTAGAATTTTATGATTTTGTGCTTTTTGTTTTTTTTGCAAGTGTTTTTGCAAAGATTTTTTTTCCTCAAAATGATGATTTTTGGCCTTTGATAAATACCTATATAGCATTTGGTGCTGGGTATTTAGCAAGGCCTTTTGGAGCCATTATAATGGCTCATTTTGCAGATACTAAAGGGCGTAAAAATGTTTTTTACATTAGTATGCTTTTGATGGTTATCCCAAGTTTTATTTTAGCAATTTTGCCAGATTATGAAAGTATAGGGTTATTTGCAACCTTTGCACTTTTTGCTATAAGAATCACTCAAGGATTAGCAATTGGAGCTGAAGTAAGTGGAGCTTGGGTTTTTGTTAGTGAGTTTGTAAGCAAAAAAAGAATAGGTCTAGCCTTAGGATTTATTTCAGCTACTTTGACTTTGGGATTGTTGCTTGGAAATTTAGCTACTTTAGCTGTTTATGAATATTTTACAAAAGAAGAAGTGGAAAATTTTGCTTGGAGAATTCCTTTTATCGTAGGTGGATTTTTTGGAATTTTAAGCTTGTTTTTAAGAACAAAGCTCAATGAAACTCCACAATTTAAAATTCTTAAAACTAAAAATTCTATTTTAAATTTTCCTTTAAAAGAAGCTTTAAAAACTCATAAATTAAGTATGCTTGTGTGTGCTTTGCAGACCATAGTTTTAACTAGTGGTGTTGCTACTTTGATGATATTGCCTCAATATTTTGAAAGTTTGCTAGGAGTTAGTAAAACTACTGCTTTGTATTATCAAAATTTTGCCATTATAGCAGTGATTTTAGGAGCTTTGGTGCAAGGATTTTTAAGTGATATTTTTGGTGCTTTTAAAATTTGTATCATTTTTAGTTTATTTTTTGGAATTTTTGGAATTTTATTTGCATCATATGATGAAAAATTCTTGTATTTTTATTTGTTAGCTTGTTTTGCACAAGGAATTATTTGTTTTGCTCCAATTTTTATGACTCAAATATTTGATGCTGCATTTAGATCTAGTGGATTGTCTTTTGCGTATAATGTTTCTTATGCTATTTTAGGTTTTATTGCTCCTTTGATTGTGAATTTTTTATATAAAGAATATATGTTTATTTATATGGCTTTTATAATGCTAGTTAGTTTTTTAAGCGTGATTTTGGTAAGAAAAATTTTTTCTAAAAATATGAATGAAAGTTAA
- a CDS encoding COG3400 family protein: protein MSKILVLVDGIFAKEFIQNLYNNKAFKETLDIVYYDDNSIDLNLKNDQFIYHKFDPTSLVKLESLFKEKYHQAIVYMQNKEDILACYENLRKIDTRLNVVLMDFWGLKIDDSFCEVINIYNTLNTRLTGCLDNMPSMAQFIGLGKGEIMEVKIPAGSSFAYRHISSISQKRFRIVMVYRNNDYILARPGLILMPNDTILIVGDPKALQSVFSNVKTSLGRFPSPFGDNILCIIDMKKMSEFAIEKLIFASLLFHIRINSKKLYFKVINPTLTPIYYKLSSLNKNSIEVNFDYDNTNVKNIKSYVENTNIGLIVVENYLFEKEKNFFFNLKIPVLKAGLGDFADLKSSVVLSSNFEDVEGIASIMLDLNKQIQLSLSLHYYAIKLNKMELFEYTQYFESLSKLHDEKLLQIEEKEHNPISKFSYRQNVLHFVPFNEKILGNNFNKFFKTDLNTLYYKMNKNYQLFIPSL from the coding sequence ATGAGTAAAATTTTAGTTTTGGTTGATGGAATTTTTGCTAAAGAATTTATACAAAATTTATACAACAATAAAGCTTTTAAAGAAACATTAGACATAGTATATTATGATGATAATAGCATAGATTTAAATTTAAAAAATGACCAATTTATTTATCATAAATTTGATCCAACTAGTTTGGTCAAACTTGAGAGTTTATTTAAAGAAAAGTATCACCAAGCTATAGTTTATATGCAAAATAAAGAAGATATTTTAGCTTGTTATGAAAATTTAAGAAAAATTGATACAAGATTGAATGTAGTATTGATGGACTTTTGGGGTTTAAAGATAGATGATAGTTTTTGTGAAGTGATTAATATTTATAATACCTTAAATACTAGATTAACAGGATGTTTGGACAATATGCCTTCTATGGCTCAATTTATAGGGCTTGGAAAAGGTGAAATAATGGAAGTTAAAATTCCAGCTGGTTCAAGTTTTGCATATAGACATATAAGCTCTATTAGTCAAAAGCGTTTTAGAATTGTTATGGTGTATAGAAATAATGATTATATATTAGCCCGTCCTGGTTTGATTTTAATGCCAAATGATACGATTTTAATTGTTGGAGATCCCAAAGCATTACAAAGCGTATTTTCTAATGTCAAAACAAGCTTAGGTCGCTTTCCTTCGCCTTTTGGAGATAATATCTTATGTATTATAGATATGAAAAAAATGAGTGAATTTGCTATAGAAAAATTAATTTTTGCAAGTTTATTGTTTCATATAAGAATTAATAGCAAAAAGCTTTATTTTAAAGTCATTAATCCTACTTTAACTCCTATATATTATAAACTTAGTTCTTTGAATAAAAATAGCATAGAGGTAAATTTTGATTATGATAACACCAATGTTAAAAACATAAAAAGTTATGTAGAAAATACAAATATTGGTTTAATAGTAGTAGAAAATTATCTTTTTGAAAAAGAAAAAAATTTCTTTTTTAATTTAAAAATTCCTGTGTTAAAAGCAGGTCTTGGCGATTTTGCAGATTTAAAATCTTCTGTAGTACTTAGTTCAAATTTTGAAGATGTAGAAGGTATTGCTTCTATTATGCTTGATTTAAATAAACAAATTCAGCTTAGTTTGAGTTTGCATTATTATGCTATCAAGCTTAATAAAATGGAGCTTTTTGAATATACTCAGTATTTTGAAAGCCTTTCGAAACTTCATGATGAAAAACTTTTACAAATTGAAGAAAAAGAACACAATCCTATATCTAAATTTTCTTATAGGCAAAATGTTTTGCATTTTGTGCCATTTAATGAAAAAATTTTAGGAAATAATTTCAATAAATTTTTTAAAACCGATCTTAATACTTTATATTATAAAATGAATAAAAATTATCAATTATTTATACCATCTTTATGA
- the aroB gene encoding 3-dehydroquinate synthase: protein MQVKVNLDKDKSYIVYIDELSKIHFDTKVVVLTNETIAKLHLNSFLEKIQAKEVFVISIKDGEEYKNLQTIEEILNQMFTYKLDRKSLLISFGGGVISDMGGFVASIYQRGIEFINVPTTFLACVDASVGGKTGVNNKFGKNLIGSFHQPKAVYCQSEYLKTLSSRELAAGMAEFIKMAVIFDDKILDFIEQINENDFLNANLEDEKLAKIIKESITLKAKIVSQDEKENGLRMLLNYGHTFAHVIENQTNYKQYLHGEAVAIGMHMANTLALNLKMLSKQEYQRIKSILNKFNLPTFYKIANIQEFYEAFFLDKKTHHQKINFILPCGLGQACIKNDIDKSDIFETLKAFS from the coding sequence ATGCAAGTAAAAGTAAATTTAGACAAAGATAAAAGCTATATAGTATATATCGACGAATTGAGTAAAATACATTTTGATACTAAAGTTGTTGTTTTAACTAATGAAACAATCGCGAAATTACATCTAAATAGTTTTTTGGAAAAAATTCAAGCTAAAGAAGTATTTGTTATTAGCATTAAAGATGGTGAAGAATATAAAAATTTACAAACCATAGAAGAGATTTTAAATCAAATGTTTACATATAAGCTAGATAGAAAAAGTTTGCTCATTAGCTTTGGAGGTGGTGTGATTTCTGATATGGGAGGATTTGTAGCAAGCATTTATCAAAGAGGTATTGAATTTATTAATGTTCCAACCACCTTTTTAGCTTGTGTTGATGCTAGTGTGGGTGGAAAAACTGGAGTAAATAATAAATTTGGTAAAAATCTCATAGGTAGTTTTCATCAGCCTAAGGCTGTGTATTGTCAAAGTGAGTATTTAAAAACTCTAAGTTCGCGTGAGCTTGCAGCTGGAATGGCTGAATTTATTAAAATGGCTGTGATTTTTGATGATAAAATTTTAGATTTTATCGAGCAAATTAATGAAAATGATTTTTTAAACGCAAATTTAGAAGATGAAAAATTAGCAAAAATTATCAAAGAAAGTATAACTTTAAAAGCTAAAATTGTTTCTCAAGATGAAAAAGAAAATGGCTTAAGAATGCTTTTAAATTATGGTCATACTTTTGCTCATGTGATAGAAAATCAAACTAATTATAAGCAGTATTTACATGGAGAAGCAGTTGCTATAGGAATGCATATGGCAAATACTTTAGCATTAAATTTAAAAATGCTAAGCAAACAAGAGTATCAAAGAATCAAGTCGATATTAAATAAATTTAACTTACCTACATTTTATAAAATTGCTAATATTCAAGAATTTTATGAAGCATTTTTTTTAGATAAAAAAACCCATCATCAAAAAATCAATTTTATTCTGCCTTGTGGCTTAGGGCAAGCTTGTATTAAAAACGATATTGACAAAAGCGATATTTTTGAAACTCTTAAGGCATTTTCATGA
- a CDS encoding mechanosensitive ion channel family protein → MRKIILFLWVLTCILFAQDDIEHLEQKLNQLHNNLSYNTWVVKYNNFKIYKNTQDEILTLEKESLKANERNKIIIERQILILKERLELLNEYKSSNFSKLILAPEEVDKLDEITNPLAIISAYSHIKKLKRDKEDFINILNSFKQTLDELNKENVIISELVKLKPTKEYQEHLRISNQMIRDFSQTLRFGEISYSVYEKKIQEEIDKTTASIKVQGLRAFNIVLSIIIVIAVAFLLKFIVRKYIEDNDRFYTANKIINFININVIVLILLFGYIENISYLVTVLGFASAGLAIAMKDMFMSMLGWCVIVFGGSFRVGDRVRVYQNNSQYIGDIIDISFLRMTLYEDITLLTYTDNRRSGRIVFIPNNFIFTNLISNYTHHGMKTVWDGLDITLTFDSNHQKALEIVQEIVIKASKGYTKIAKESMEKLRNEYSIRNPKVEPRFFTFFENYGMRISAWYMTNSYAALALRSNISKEIINEFNKHEDIKIAYPTQNLYLAKNKFVEHKEDI, encoded by the coding sequence ATGAGAAAGATTATTTTATTTTTATGGGTTTTAACTTGCATTTTGTTTGCACAAGATGATATTGAGCATTTAGAACAAAAGCTTAATCAATTGCACAATAATCTATCTTACAATACTTGGGTTGTAAAATATAATAATTTTAAAATTTATAAAAACACACAAGATGAAATTCTTACTTTAGAAAAAGAAAGCCTTAAAGCAAATGAACGCAATAAAATCATCATAGAAAGACAAATTTTAATTTTAAAAGAAAGACTAGAGCTTTTAAATGAGTATAAAAGTTCTAATTTTTCTAAATTAATCTTAGCTCCTGAAGAAGTAGATAAACTTGATGAGATAACCAATCCTTTAGCCATCATTTCAGCTTATTCTCATATTAAAAAATTAAAAAGAGATAAAGAAGATTTTATCAATATTTTAAATAGTTTTAAACAAACTTTGGATGAGCTAAATAAAGAAAATGTCATCATTTCTGAACTTGTTAAATTAAAGCCTACCAAAGAATACCAAGAACATTTAAGAATTTCTAATCAAATGATAAGAGATTTTTCTCAAACCTTGCGTTTTGGAGAGATTTCGTATTCTGTTTATGAGAAAAAAATTCAAGAAGAAATCGATAAAACCACAGCTTCTATTAAAGTACAAGGACTTAGAGCTTTTAATATAGTTTTATCAATTATAATTGTCATAGCTGTGGCATTTTTGCTTAAATTTATAGTTCGAAAATATATAGAAGATAATGACAGATTTTACACAGCAAATAAAATTATCAATTTTATTAATATCAATGTCATAGTTTTGATTTTACTTTTTGGTTATATAGAAAATATCAGCTATTTAGTAACTGTGCTAGGTTTTGCTTCAGCGGGTTTAGCTATTGCTATGAAAGATATGTTTATGTCTATGCTTGGCTGGTGTGTGATAGTTTTTGGAGGAAGTTTTAGAGTAGGTGATAGGGTTAGAGTTTATCAAAATAATTCTCAATATATAGGAGATATCATAGATATTTCATTTTTAAGAATGACTTTATATGAAGATATCACACTTTTAACCTATACTGATAATAGAAGAAGTGGTAGAATAGTTTTTATACCAAATAATTTTATATTTACTAATTTGATTTCAAATTATACTCATCATGGTATGAAAACAGTTTGGGATGGATTAGATATAACTTTGACTTTTGATTCTAATCATCAAAAAGCTTTAGAAATCGTTCAAGAAATTGTCATTAAAGCTTCCAAAGGATACACTAAAATAGCAAAAGAATCCATGGAAAAGCTTAGAAATGAATACAGCATAAGAAATCCTAAAGTAGAGCCAAGATTTTTTACATTTTTTGAAAATTATGGGATGAGAATATCAGCTTGGTATATGACAAATTCGTATGCAGCTTTAGCTTTAAGAAGTAATATTAGCAAAGAAATTATTAATGAATTTAACAAACATGAAGATATTAAAATCGCATATCCAACGCAAAATCTTTATCTTGCAAAAAATAAATTTGTAGAACATAAGGAAGATATTTGA
- the mtaB gene encoding tRNA (N(6)-L-threonylcarbamoyladenosine(37)-C(2))-methylthiotransferase MtaB — MKKKVFFKTFGCRTNIYDTQLLKTYIKEHEIVQDETQADVVVINSCTVTNGADSGLRAYINSVKKNGVKVILTGCGAVSKGKDFFDKKEIFGVLGASNKNKINEFISYDKEFYELGNLNFIDTKIVSDYKNHTKAFVKIQEGCDFACSYCIIPSVRGKSRSVLQDEIVKQIKILAQNGYSEIVLTGTNIGSYGLKEKTTLGRLLQLIGKIDGIKRIRLGSLEPAQIDESFKEILNETWLERHLHIALQHTHEKMLRIMRRRSHTENDLALFNELSQKGFALGTDFIVAHPGESEEIWKSALENFKNFNLTHIHAFIFSPRDGTHSASMSERINGEIAKERLNTLKTIVEKNNFEFRKKQKQKLEILVESKKGEFYEGYDQFFNKIKIQTKQDIAKQWLEIEKYDIKYEYNFVSF, encoded by the coding sequence TTGAAAAAAAAAGTATTTTTTAAAACTTTTGGCTGTAGAACAAATATTTATGATACGCAATTACTAAAAACATATATAAAAGAACATGAAATCGTTCAAGATGAAACGCAAGCGGATGTAGTTGTGATTAATTCTTGCACAGTGACTAATGGAGCTGATAGCGGACTTAGAGCTTATATAAATAGCGTGAAAAAAAATGGAGTAAAAGTTATACTTACGGGTTGTGGGGCTGTGAGTAAAGGCAAAGACTTTTTTGATAAAAAAGAAATTTTTGGAGTTTTAGGCGCTTCAAATAAAAACAAAATCAATGAATTTATATCTTATGATAAAGAATTTTATGAACTAGGTAATTTAAATTTTATAGATACAAAAATAGTAAGCGATTATAAAAACCATACTAAAGCTTTTGTAAAAATTCAAGAAGGTTGTGATTTTGCTTGTAGTTATTGTATCATCCCTAGTGTAAGAGGAAAATCAAGAAGCGTTTTGCAAGATGAGATTGTTAAACAAATTAAAATTTTAGCTCAAAATGGCTATAGCGAGATAGTTTTAACAGGAACAAATATAGGAAGCTATGGTTTAAAAGAAAAAACTACTTTAGGAAGATTGCTTCAATTAATAGGTAAAATTGATGGTATAAAAAGAATTAGACTTGGAAGCTTAGAACCAGCTCAAATAGATGAAAGTTTTAAAGAAATTTTAAATGAAACTTGGCTTGAGAGGCATTTGCACATAGCTTTACAGCATACTCATGAGAAAATGTTGCGTATTATGCGAAGAAGATCGCATACTGAAAATGATTTAGCTTTGTTTAACGAATTAAGCCAAAAAGGCTTTGCTCTAGGAACAGATTTTATAGTGGCTCATCCAGGAGAGAGTGAGGAAATTTGGAAAAGTGCTTTAGAAAATTTTAAAAATTTTAATTTGACTCATATCCATGCTTTTATTTTTTCTCCACGAGATGGAACACATTCTGCTTCAATGAGTGAAAGAATTAATGGAGAAATTGCTAAAGAAAGATTAAATACTTTAAAAACTATAGTAGAAAAAAATAATTTTGAATTTAGAAAAAAACAAAAACAAAAATTAGAAATTTTAGTAGAAAGCAAAAAAGGAGAATTTTATGAAGGTTATGATCAATTTTTCAATAAGATAAAAATTCAAACTAAGCAAGATATTGCAAAACAATGGCTTGAGATTGAAAAATATGATATAAAATATGAATATAATTTTGTGAGTTTTTAA
- a CDS encoding integral membrane ATP-dependent zinc metallopeptidase, translated as MKNKKIILISFLLLCVLFVVVLIKNQPENISKAYYEELLDKNLIQKAIIDNNEILLKSTEGNYLIAKEVVDLNTLWDKIPLEFANDYRLSDIFMILIMLAFLIGFLLFLNKKNKDRQNLLSLEKSILEKNEQSHSIQAVVSDVKFEDVAGVDEAKVELLEIVDFLKNPQKYKNFGVKMPKGILLVGPPGVGKTLIAKAVAGEAGVPFFYQSGASFVEIYVGMGAKRVRELFLKAKSKAPSIIFIDEIDAIGKSRGDFSNVERDSTLNQLLTQMDGFEDNSGVIVIAATNKIELMDSALLRSGRFDRRVFISLPDFKDRVNILKNYMKEKKSNANLEKIAKLSVGFSGAALETLVNEAAINAIRRKSMLIEENDFFAVLNKVLMGKKKIFSLNEKERKIQATYQAAKALCAFYFDVKFEKITLIEDRFKEFENTIKAKSELLNKIKVYLAGSVAMELIFNETFTNVQSDFLKIKELLAFMENFDMSNENLLYEQKQEVREFLELMKEKIEKLANILLDNEKIEKEDVSKIIME; from the coding sequence ATGAAAAATAAAAAAATCATTTTAATATCATTTTTACTACTTTGTGTGCTTTTTGTTGTTGTTTTGATAAAAAACCAACCAGAAAATATTAGCAAAGCTTATTATGAAGAACTTTTAGATAAAAATTTAATCCAAAAAGCAATTATTGACAATAACGAGATTTTATTAAAAAGTACAGAAGGTAATTATTTAATCGCAAAAGAGGTAGTAGATTTAAATACTTTATGGGACAAAATTCCTTTAGAATTTGCAAATGATTATCGTTTAAGTGATATTTTCATGATTTTAATCATGCTTGCATTTTTGATAGGGTTTTTATTGTTTTTAAATAAAAAAAATAAAGACAGACAAAATTTATTATCACTTGAAAAAAGCATTTTAGAAAAAAATGAGCAAAGCCATTCTATACAAGCTGTTGTAAGTGATGTGAAATTTGAAGATGTAGCAGGAGTGGATGAAGCTAAGGTTGAGCTTTTAGAAATTGTTGATTTTTTAAAAAATCCACAAAAATATAAAAATTTTGGTGTGAAAATGCCAAAGGGAATTTTATTAGTAGGCCCACCTGGTGTAGGAAAGACTTTGATTGCTAAAGCTGTTGCAGGAGAAGCAGGTGTGCCATTTTTTTATCAAAGCGGTGCAAGCTTTGTAGAAATTTATGTTGGAATGGGAGCAAAAAGAGTTAGAGAGCTTTTTTTAAAAGCAAAATCAAAAGCTCCTAGTATTATTTTTATAGATGAGATTGATGCTATAGGTAAAAGTAGGGGTGATTTTTCTAATGTTGAAAGAGATAGCACTCTTAATCAGCTTTTAACTCAAATGGATGGTTTTGAAGATAATAGTGGGGTGATTGTCATAGCAGCTACAAATAAAATTGAGCTTATGGATAGTGCGCTTTTACGATCTGGGCGTTTTGATAGAAGGGTTTTTATTTCTTTACCTGATTTTAAAGATAGGGTTAATATTTTAAAAAATTATATGAAAGAAAAAAAATCTAATGCAAATTTGGAAAAAATAGCCAAACTTAGTGTGGGTTTTAGTGGAGCAGCATTAGAAACTTTAGTCAATGAAGCTGCTATCAATGCTATTAGAAGAAAATCTATGCTTATAGAAGAAAATGATTTTTTTGCTGTGCTTAACAAAGTTTTAATGGGTAAAAAAAAGATTTTTTCTCTTAATGAAAAAGAAAGAAAAATTCAAGCTACTTATCAAGCTGCTAAGGCTTTATGTGCATTTTATTTTGATGTAAAATTTGAAAAAATTACTTTAATTGAAGATAGATTTAAAGAATTTGAAAATACTATTAAGGCTAAATCAGAACTTTTAAATAAAATTAAAGTTTATTTAGCAGGTAGTGTTGCAATGGAATTAATTTTTAATGAGACTTTTACCAATGTTCAAAGTGATTTTTTAAAAATTAAAGAACTTTTAGCTTTTATGGAAAATTTTGATATGTCTAATGAAAATTTATTATATGAGCAAAAACAAGAAGTGAGAGAATTTTTAGAATTAATGAAAGAAAAAATTGAAAAACTTGCAAATATTCTTTTAGATAATGAAAAAATCGAAAAAGAAGATGTATCAAAAATTATAATGGAGTAA
- the mog gene encoding molybdopterin adenylyltransferase, translating to MVKIGILVLSDRASSGIYEDKSGVEIEKILNEYIKNEKTFYYELIPDEYDLIVEKLTFLSDEKECDLIFTTGGTGPALRDVTPEATELVCDKMLPGFGELMRAKSLEYVPTAILSRQSAGIRNKSLIVNLPGNPKAIKECIEPIFPAIPYCVDLIGGAYIENNEDKISVFRPKKK from the coding sequence ATGGTTAAAATAGGAATTTTAGTTCTTTCAGATAGAGCAAGTAGTGGGATTTATGAAGATAAATCAGGAGTTGAGATTGAAAAAATTTTAAATGAGTATATAAAAAATGAAAAAACTTTTTATTATGAATTAATTCCTGATGAGTATGATTTGATTGTTGAAAAATTAACATTTTTATCTGATGAAAAAGAATGTGATCTCATCTTCACCACTGGCGGTACAGGACCTGCTTTGCGTGATGTAACCCCAGAAGCTACAGAACTTGTATGCGATAAAATGCTTCCAGGTTTTGGTGAGTTAATGAGAGCAAAAAGCTTAGAATATGTTCCAACAGCTATACTTTCTAGACAAAGTGCTGGTATAAGAAATAAATCATTAATTGTAAATTTACCAGGTAATCCAAAAGCGATTAAAGAATGTATAGAGCCTATTTTTCCTGCGATACCATATTGTGTTGATTTGATAGGCGGAGCTTATATAGAAAATAATGAAGATAAAATTTCAGTATTTAGACCTAAAAAGAAGTAA
- a CDS encoding rhodanese-like domain-containing protein, with translation MKNIAVSKDILKDYYIIDVRTPSEWKNGIVENAKLIMLCDDNGLLNQNFIEEFKNTIDYKNQNIAFICATGSRSKHTALMIEDALGVECTNLDGGMVALLSQGYEAIKN, from the coding sequence ATGAAAAATATAGCCGTATCAAAAGATATATTAAAAGATTATTACATAATTGATGTTAGAACTCCTAGTGAATGGAAAAATGGTATTGTAGAAAATGCAAAGCTTATCATGCTATGTGATGACAATGGTTTATTAAATCAAAATTTTATAGAAGAATTTAAAAATACAATTGATTATAAAAACCAAAATATCGCTTTTATATGTGCAACAGGATCAAGAAGTAAGCATACAGCTTTGATGATAGAAGATGCTTTAGGGGTAGAATGCACCAATCTTGATGGAGGCATGGTAGCTCTTTTATCTCAAGGATATGAAGCTATTAAAAACTAA